A region from the Gemmatimonadaceae bacterium genome encodes:
- the pyrR gene encoding bifunctional pyr operon transcriptional regulator/uracil phosphoribosyltransferase PyrR → MAAAKPQTVLDARAFDRTLRRMADEIVELNNGTENLVIVGIQRRGVQLAAQIVSTISDREETDVPHGSLDITLYRDDLQTVGPRPVVGQTRIPVDVEGKNVIIVDDVLYTGRTIRAALDELADFGRPGRIALAVLIDRGGRELPIQPDVVGKTIAILPTQRVDVLVEELDGKNGVIVTDKESAP, encoded by the coding sequence ATGGCAGCGGCAAAACCACAAACGGTGCTCGATGCGCGCGCGTTCGATCGAACGCTCCGGCGCATGGCCGACGAGATCGTGGAGCTGAACAACGGCACCGAGAATCTCGTCATCGTTGGGATTCAGCGCCGCGGGGTTCAGCTCGCGGCGCAAATCGTATCCACGATCTCCGATCGCGAAGAGACGGACGTTCCCCACGGCTCGCTCGACATCACGCTCTACCGCGACGATCTGCAGACCGTCGGTCCGCGGCCGGTCGTGGGACAGACGCGCATTCCCGTCGATGTCGAGGGGAAAAACGTCATCATCGTGGACGACGTGCTCTACACCGGACGCACGATTCGCGCGGCGCTCGACGAGCTCGCGGACTTCGGGAGGCCGGGGCGAATAGCCCTGGCCGTCTTGATCGACCGCGGCGGCCGGGAGCTGCCGATTCAGCCGGACGTCGTCGGCAAGACGATCGCGATTCTCCCGACGCAGCGCGTGGACGTCCTGGTCGAGGAGCTGGACGGCAAGAACGGCGTGATCGTGACCGACAAGGAGTCCGCGCCGTGA